One Microtus ochrogaster isolate Prairie Vole_2 unplaced genomic scaffold, MicOch1.0 UNK14, whole genome shotgun sequence genomic region harbors:
- the Dkkl1 gene encoding dickkopf-like protein 1, which translates to MCRLGVLLLLPSVFASSFAVPTHDADAQESSSGFLGLQSLLQSFSRLFLKDDLLRDLDNFFSSLMDFRDLPKNFHQEENQEHRMGNHTLSSHLQIDKMTDNRTGEVVLSEKVVASIEPEGSTEGDWKVPKVEERDTLVPVQKATDSFHPEPRRVAFWIMKMPRRRTQPDVQDGSRWLIEKRHRLQAIRDGLRGGAHEDNLKEEVRVPQHAKLPVRKTHFLYILRPSQQL; encoded by the exons ATGTGTCGACTGGGGGTCCTGCTGCTGCTCCCCTCAGTCTTCGCGTCCTCCTTTGCTGTCCCGACCCATGATGCCGACGCTCAGGAGAGCTCCTCCGGGTTTCTGGGCCTTCAAAGTCTTCTCCAAAGCTTCAGCCGACTGTTTCTAAAA GATGACCTGCTGCGAGACCTGGACAacttcttctcctccctcatgGACTTCCGGGACCTTCCCAAGAACTTCCATCAGGAAGAGAACCAGGAGCACAGAATGGGGAACCATACCCTCTCCAGCCACCTGCAGATAGACAAG ATGACTGACAACAGGACAGGGGAGGTGGTCCTCTCTGAGAAGGTGGTGGCCTCCATCGAGCCAGAGGGGAGCACAGAAGGCGACTGGAAG GTGCCCAAAGTGGAGGAGAGAGACACCCTGGTGCCCGTGCAGAAGGCCACAGATAGTTTTCACCCAGAGCCCCGGCGGGTGGCTTTCTGGATCATGAAGATGCCAAGGCGGAGGACCCAGCCGGACGTCCAGGATGGGAGCCGCTGGCTCATAGAAAAGCGACATCGCTTGCAGGCCATTCGGGACGGGCTCCGTGGAGGTGCCCATGAGGACAACCTCAAGGAAGAGGTCCGTGTCCCCCAGCACGCCAAGCTGCCTGTACGAAAGACACACTTTCTCTACATCCTCAGGCCGTCCCAGCAGCTGTAG